The following nucleotide sequence is from Solanum dulcamara chromosome 7, daSolDulc1.2, whole genome shotgun sequence.
AAATAATGGTCATTCTTGGAAAAAAGTGAAAGAAGAGGGAGGAGGTGATGGACGACTCCTAAGAAACCAGATTTAAGAGTTTCGACGATTTCGTTGAAGCCTCAAAACAATGATACACCTTTACAAGTTACAGTTTACAGACaaaatatacacaaaaccacATCCAACACTCTAGGACACAACATCCAGTCCAATTCTATTTTCCTTAGAGTAGGATTTTGTAATGTCACAAGGGGCCGGTGTAACCACTAGTACCCTATCCTGATTCAGCATTCTCTATAATTTTCTGTATAAGTGACATACATGTATAACAAGAAACACTCAAGATATAGACGGGTCCGGCTCTTGTTAGTGGTACACTTTAACCGCTGCTGCTGGATTGCCCCTCTTTTCTCCTGATCTTCAATGATTTCTGGCCGGGTTGCTGCTTCATAGAAGCACCTACTAAAATTAATCGAGACATAACATAGGCCAATAGTTCTTCATGATGGGAAAATGTAAAATCCAAATGAGCATACTCAAACTCATTATATGACACCTCCACACCTGCATCCTTCATCAGCTTATAATGTTTCCTTACCATGGATGGCCTGATGATCTTGTCCTTACGCCCAGCAACAAGATCAACTGGAATATCAATAAGGGAATAGAACTCCCCCAAATCTAAAGGGTGAGGGGAACCATAAGCTTTCATGTTCGCAGCTGCACTCCCATAGtcaaacatcataaacttccgAGTGTGCTTGATCTGTGCCAAATGAAGGGCCACACAGAATGAAACAGCTGGCATATCATTCATATTGTAGTGTGGCAACCCTAAGGCTCCAACCCAATTGGAGCTATCTCCACCAACTAAATAACTTATGAGAGTTTGCACAAGGCCTCCAACTGCTGGTAAGTTATGGAAGTCTCGGGCCAACTTGTTAAACAGCATGCGGAAAAACCGAGTGGGAATATAGAAAGCTGACACAAAAGGGGCAAGTAGAGGAGACAATTGTAGGAATAAGCATTCCATCATTGTGAATACGGGATTGGAATCATGATGAAACCCAGCAGGCGATAATAAGATCAATCTTGAAAGCCTATGGGGCTTTCCCTCAATTCGACGAGTTAGAATGTACATTAGAATAGCAGCTCCTCCCAAACTATGACAAATTGCACAAAGTTTGTAAGGCTGATCATTGCCACTCTCTTCCTCCACAGCTTTTTGGCTATTTTCCAATTCAGTAACTTTTGTTTGGTGGATCTTCTCTATCATTGCAGGTATATCCTGTGTCCCATGCTCATTTATGGAGTACTTCCAGTACCTGCATGAAGATGCCATACTTGGGAACTGAAGTAACTTGATAGAAATACAGCAGTCGCCACAATACATAAAATATGAAggttttttcctttcaaaagaGAGGTCAAATGACATTTCAGACACAATGAGAGCTGCACGTGATGCACTTACCGACGTGAGGATATATTCTTGTCAACGTGCTCTCTCGACACCAATCCCCGGAAATTACCTAGGAAAACATCATACCCTGTAATCAAGAAACAGAAGAATGAATACTACACAATAATCTCAGGATAGTTTATAGTATATGCACACCCTATAAATTATAGACCAAAAAGTACAAAGGACAAACCTTGATCATAGGCTGCAAATGCTGGGGAACCAACAACTCCGTTCGATACCCAACTGTAAATCATATATCATGGAATAAATAATGATGCAGTTGACAATTATATCTGATCACTGCAGCAACTCTTAATGACACAATTAAAAATTGGACTGATCTTGACAGTATTTAAGCAAGAAAGAACAAATAAGAACTAAGAACGGAAAGACTACCAAGTCTCAATGCAAGACAGATTATATGGCATTGACAAATAGATGCCTCCTCATTTTTATGATTTGGCATGGGATACTTTCACGAGCTATAAGGCGCATGATCACAAGATCAAAGTGCCAAATATAGTCAATCTCATCCTCAGACGATCTGACTTGATAGTCTATACCAGTTCTACACCTTTATCAATGACCATATGGAAAGTGGACCATATCCAGGTAAATAAGTTGCTTGAAAATAATTGCCTTCACCCAGAAAGTAGTTCATTCACAGTAGCAAATTATCCTGCTTCCAGGATAACTCTGatattttgacattattttttatgattggTAGTGTACTGAACAGCTCTGCATGTACCTCAACCATTCCACCTGGTACCTACTACCTGACACCATCATAGGTACC
It contains:
- the LOC129894111 gene encoding uncharacterized protein LOC129894111; this encodes MQRLVDHTLAVTKESVKTLTYESLNNVVRLINGVSALLLTILPGKSTILEGIHGWELRPTFRGPRLPQWMENGASSFNQFIHEHSFDSDTSSSSVDYSSSEEEEYTDETICPPSPLSQSSRVSRARSLSRRNRHWMHWFRYIISWFLFPIKFMLGLPLFIYALSRGSRASRTSESFQSSHVQARKRLQTLRDQVIQSATDRRRGVVEDLHLAIEITIEAVFEFFRKAAHCLLSPIDTLKKVVKWLSSDNSGRVDVLAVGSGVSVPVDTLSESDPTPREQKTGFHSLNTDARTCQDVITELGYPYEALRVVTDDGYILLLERIPRRDARKVVYLQHGIFDSSMGWVSNGVVGSPAFAAYDQGYDVFLGNFRGLVSREHVDKNISSRRYWKYSINEHGTQDIPAMIEKIHQTKVTELENSQKAVEEESGNDQPYKLCAICHSLGGAAILMYILTRRIEGKPHRLSRLILLSPAGFHHDSNPVFTMMECLFLQLSPLLAPFVSAFYIPTRFFRMLFNKLARDFHNLPAVGGLVQTLISYLVGGDSSNWVGALGLPHYNMNDMPAVSFCVALHLAQIKHTRKFMMFDYGSAAANMKAYGSPHPLDLGEFYSLIDIPVDLVAGRKDKIIRPSMVRKHYKLMKDAGVEVSYNEFEYAHLDFTFSHHEELLAYVMSRLILVGASMKQQPGQKSLKIRRKEGQSSSSG